One Aegilops tauschii subsp. strangulata cultivar AL8/78 chromosome 7, Aet v6.0, whole genome shotgun sequence genomic window carries:
- the LOC109744733 gene encoding LRR receptor kinase BAK1 isoform X1 — translation MIISFFVGCTDYLSVKFYVGIIHFSLLFTGDALHSLRTNLNDPNNVLQSWDPTLVNPCTWFHVTCNNDNSVIRVDLGNAALFGTLVPQLGQLKNLQYLELYSNNITGTIPSELGNLTNLISLDLYLNNFTGPIPDSLGNLLKLRFLRLNNNSLSGTIPKSLTAITALQVLDLSNNKLSGEVPSTGSFSLFTPISFGNNPALCGPGTSKPCPGAPPFSPPPYNPPTPEQSPGSSSSSTGAIAGGVAAGAALLFAIPAIGFAYWRRRKPQEHFFDVPAEEDPEVHLGQLKRFSLRELQVATDTFSNKNILGRGGFGKVYKGRLTDGTLVAVKRLKEERTPGGELQFQTEVEMISMAVHRNLLRLRGFCMTPTERLLVYPYMANGSVASRLRERGPAEPPLDWQTRRRIALGSARGLSYLHDHCDPKIIHRDVKAANILLDEDFEAVVGDFGLAKLMDYKDTHVTTAVRGTIGHIAPEYLSTGKSSEKTDVFGYGIMLLELITGQRAFDLARLANDDDVMLLDWVKGLLKERRLEMLVDPDLQTNYIDVEVESLIQVALLCTQGSPTERPKMSEVVRMLEGDGLAERWDEWQKVEVSRQEVELVSHRNSEWIVDSTDNLHAVELSGPR, via the exons ATGATTATCTCATTTTTTGTAGGATGTACTGATTATTTGTCAGTTAAATTTTATGTAGGAATTATTCATTTCTCACTATTATTTACAGGTGATGCATTGCATAGCCTAAGAACTAACTTAAATGATCCCAATAATGTGCTACAAAGTTGGGATCCAACTCTGGTCAATCCGTGCACTTGGTTTCATGTTACTTGCAACAACGACAACAGCGTTATCAGAGT TGATCTTGGAAATGCTGCATTATTTGGTACTTTGGTGCCACAGCTTGGTCAGCTAAAAAACTTGCAATACCT GGAGCTCTACAGTAATAACATCACTGGCACAATACCTAGCGAACTTGGAAACCTCACAAACTTGATCAGTTTGGATTTGTACTTAAACAACTTCACTGGTCCAATACCCGATTCATTGGGGAACCTATTGAAGCTACGATTCCT GCGTCTTAACAACAACAGTCTTTCGGGCACAATTCCTAAATCTTTAACTGCTATTACTGCTCTCCAAGTTCT GGATTTGTCAAATAATAAGCTGTCCGGAGAAGTTCCATCAACCGGTTCATTTTCATTATTCACCCCTATCAG TTTTGGCAACAACCCTGCCTTATGCGGTCCTGGGACTTCAAAACCTTGCCCCGGCGCTCCTCCCTTCTCCCCACCTCCATATAACCCTCCAACCCCTGAGCAATCACCAG GAAGTAGTTCCTCTAGTACTGGAGCAAttgctggtggagtggctgctggtgCTGCCTTGCTATTTGCTATTCCTGCAATTGGTTTTGCATACTGGCGCCGCAGGAAACCGCAAGAGCATTTCTTTGATGTACCTG CCGAGGAGGATCCAGAGGTCCATCTTGGTCAGCTTAAAAGATTTTCACTAAGAGAATTACAAGTTGCTACGGATACCTTCAGCAATAAGAACATTCTTGGAAGAGGTGGATTTGGCAAGGTCTACAAAGGGAGACTAACAGATGGTACGCTAGTAGCTGTCAAGAGACTGAAGGAGGAGAGGACACCTGGTGGGGAGCTACAATTTCAAACAGAAGTTGAGATGATTAGTATGGCTGTACACAGAAACTTATTGCGTCTTCGTGGATTCTGTATGACACCAACAGAAAGGTTGCTTGTGTATCCATACATGGCTAATGGAAGTGTTGCATCACGTCTAAGAG AACGAGGGCCAGCTGAACCGCCACTGGATTGGCAAACGAGAAGAAGAATTGCATTGGGTTCTGCCAGGGGCCTCTCCTATTTACATGATCACTGTGATCCAAAGATCATCCATCGTGATGTGAAAGCTGCAAATATTTTAttagatgaagactttgaagctgTAGTGGGGGATTTTGGTTTGGCCAAACTAATGGATTACAAGGATACCCATGTAACAACTGCTGTGCGTGGAACAATTGGGCATATTGCACCAGAATATCTTTCAACAGGAAAATCCTCAGAGAAAACTGATGTATTCGGTTATGGAATTATGCTTTTGGAGCTTATTACAGGACAGCGTGCCTTTGATCTTGCTCGCCTTGCCAATGACGACGATGTCATGCTACTTGACTGG GTGAAAGGATTGCTCAAGGAGAGAAGGTTGGAGATGTTGGTGGATCCAGACCTACAGACCAACTACATCGATGTTGAGGTGGAATCGCTGATCCAGGTTGCGCTCCTTTGCACACAGGGCTCCCCCACAGAGCGCCCGAAGATGTCGGAAGTGGTAAGGATGCTCGAAGGCGATGGTCTTGCGGAGAGATGGGATGAGTGGCAAAAGGTGGAAGTCTCACGGCAGGAGGTAGAGCTGGTTTCTCATCGAAACTCTGAGTGGATCGTCGATTCCACTGACAACCTCCACGCAGTTGAGCTATCAGGGCCAAGGTGA
- the LOC109744733 gene encoding LRR receptor kinase BAK1 isoform X2: MGAPPWAIWALLLLHQAARVLANTEGDALHSLRTNLNDPNNVLQSWDPTLVNPCTWFHVTCNNDNSVIRVDLGNAALFGTLVPQLGQLKNLQYLELYSNNITGTIPSELGNLTNLISLDLYLNNFTGPIPDSLGNLLKLRFLRLNNNSLSGTIPKSLTAITALQVLDLSNNKLSGEVPSTGSFSLFTPISFGNNPALCGPGTSKPCPGAPPFSPPPYNPPTPEQSPGSSSSSTGAIAGGVAAGAALLFAIPAIGFAYWRRRKPQEHFFDVPAEEDPEVHLGQLKRFSLRELQVATDTFSNKNILGRGGFGKVYKGRLTDGTLVAVKRLKEERTPGGELQFQTEVEMISMAVHRNLLRLRGFCMTPTERLLVYPYMANGSVASRLRERGPAEPPLDWQTRRRIALGSARGLSYLHDHCDPKIIHRDVKAANILLDEDFEAVVGDFGLAKLMDYKDTHVTTAVRGTIGHIAPEYLSTGKSSEKTDVFGYGIMLLELITGQRAFDLARLANDDDVMLLDWVKGLLKERRLEMLVDPDLQTNYIDVEVESLIQVALLCTQGSPTERPKMSEVVRMLEGDGLAERWDEWQKVEVSRQEVELVSHRNSEWIVDSTDNLHAVELSGPR; this comes from the exons ATGGGGGCGCCGCCGTGGGCGATCTGGGCGCTGCTGCTGCTTCACCAGGCCGCGCGCGTGCTTGCAAACACGGAAG GTGATGCATTGCATAGCCTAAGAACTAACTTAAATGATCCCAATAATGTGCTACAAAGTTGGGATCCAACTCTGGTCAATCCGTGCACTTGGTTTCATGTTACTTGCAACAACGACAACAGCGTTATCAGAGT TGATCTTGGAAATGCTGCATTATTTGGTACTTTGGTGCCACAGCTTGGTCAGCTAAAAAACTTGCAATACCT GGAGCTCTACAGTAATAACATCACTGGCACAATACCTAGCGAACTTGGAAACCTCACAAACTTGATCAGTTTGGATTTGTACTTAAACAACTTCACTGGTCCAATACCCGATTCATTGGGGAACCTATTGAAGCTACGATTCCT GCGTCTTAACAACAACAGTCTTTCGGGCACAATTCCTAAATCTTTAACTGCTATTACTGCTCTCCAAGTTCT GGATTTGTCAAATAATAAGCTGTCCGGAGAAGTTCCATCAACCGGTTCATTTTCATTATTCACCCCTATCAG TTTTGGCAACAACCCTGCCTTATGCGGTCCTGGGACTTCAAAACCTTGCCCCGGCGCTCCTCCCTTCTCCCCACCTCCATATAACCCTCCAACCCCTGAGCAATCACCAG GAAGTAGTTCCTCTAGTACTGGAGCAAttgctggtggagtggctgctggtgCTGCCTTGCTATTTGCTATTCCTGCAATTGGTTTTGCATACTGGCGCCGCAGGAAACCGCAAGAGCATTTCTTTGATGTACCTG CCGAGGAGGATCCAGAGGTCCATCTTGGTCAGCTTAAAAGATTTTCACTAAGAGAATTACAAGTTGCTACGGATACCTTCAGCAATAAGAACATTCTTGGAAGAGGTGGATTTGGCAAGGTCTACAAAGGGAGACTAACAGATGGTACGCTAGTAGCTGTCAAGAGACTGAAGGAGGAGAGGACACCTGGTGGGGAGCTACAATTTCAAACAGAAGTTGAGATGATTAGTATGGCTGTACACAGAAACTTATTGCGTCTTCGTGGATTCTGTATGACACCAACAGAAAGGTTGCTTGTGTATCCATACATGGCTAATGGAAGTGTTGCATCACGTCTAAGAG AACGAGGGCCAGCTGAACCGCCACTGGATTGGCAAACGAGAAGAAGAATTGCATTGGGTTCTGCCAGGGGCCTCTCCTATTTACATGATCACTGTGATCCAAAGATCATCCATCGTGATGTGAAAGCTGCAAATATTTTAttagatgaagactttgaagctgTAGTGGGGGATTTTGGTTTGGCCAAACTAATGGATTACAAGGATACCCATGTAACAACTGCTGTGCGTGGAACAATTGGGCATATTGCACCAGAATATCTTTCAACAGGAAAATCCTCAGAGAAAACTGATGTATTCGGTTATGGAATTATGCTTTTGGAGCTTATTACAGGACAGCGTGCCTTTGATCTTGCTCGCCTTGCCAATGACGACGATGTCATGCTACTTGACTGG GTGAAAGGATTGCTCAAGGAGAGAAGGTTGGAGATGTTGGTGGATCCAGACCTACAGACCAACTACATCGATGTTGAGGTGGAATCGCTGATCCAGGTTGCGCTCCTTTGCACACAGGGCTCCCCCACAGAGCGCCCGAAGATGTCGGAAGTGGTAAGGATGCTCGAAGGCGATGGTCTTGCGGAGAGATGGGATGAGTGGCAAAAGGTGGAAGTCTCACGGCAGGAGGTAGAGCTGGTTTCTCATCGAAACTCTGAGTGGATCGTCGATTCCACTGACAACCTCCACGCAGTTGAGCTATCAGGGCCAAGGTGA